The Enhydrobacter sp. sequence CCGCTCGAGATCGAGCCGATCACCTGGATGGTGAAGGAGCTCGTTCTCGTGCACAGCCTCCTCGGCAAAGGGATCCATCGATACGTCGCGCGCATTCCCTTGCGCAGACGCGACTAGCTCATGACACCGGCCGCGACTGTGGCAGGCGTTCTTTCGTCGCGTAGACCGGCGGCGACAGGCCGTCCGCGTCGCGGCCGGCCCAGTCGCGCTCGCTCACCGTCTCGAGGCGCTTGCGCTGGCCTTCGATCAGGCCGGCGGTGGCGGCCTCGACGTCGATCGTCAGCACCTTGCTGTCCTTCACCACCTGGATGCCGTCGACATAAACATGGCGGATGGCGCGCTCGCTCGCCGAATAGATCAGGCTGCGCACCGGCTCGTGGCTCGGCTGCATGTAGGGATGGCTCATGTCGACCAGAGAGAAGTCGGCCTTGCAGCCCGGCGCCAGCCGGCCGAGGTCGGGCCGGCGCAGGATTTTCGCGCCGCCGATCGTCGCCGCCTCGAAGGCATGCCGCGTCATGCCCATCTTGTAGTTGCCGGTGAAGACGCGCGCGACGTAGCAGGCGAGCCGGATCTCGTCGATCATGTTGTGCGGAAAGGTGTCGGTGCCGATGCCGACCGTGATGCCGGCATCCATATAGCGGCCGATCGAGTTCATCACCATGGCGCGGCGCGCGAACACCGTCGGGCAGTGCGCCACCGCAGCGCCCGAATCGCGCAGCCGCTCGAAGTCGTTGCCGTGCGGATAGTGGATCTGCGGGTGATCGTTGAGGAAGATGCCGTGCCCGATCACGAGGTCGGGCCCCAGCACACCGATCGAGTCGAGCCATTCTATCGGCGTCTTGCCGTGACGGCGCACGATCTCGTGGAACTCGACGATCGCCTGGCAGGCGTGGGTCTGCATCTGGATGCCGCGTCGGCGCGCCTCCTGCAGGGCTTCCCGGAAGAAGCCCTCGCGGCAGGTGTCGATCTGCGCCGGCCCCGCCATGGCGCCGATGCGTCCGCTGGGATGCCGCATCGCCTCGTCGATCACCTTCATCGAAGCCTCGAAGGCCTTCTGGCCGGCCTTCTCGTCCCAGGCGTAGTCGACCGTATGGCCGTTCTTCGTGAACCACACCGCCTGCCGCATCATCGGGCAGACGACGGCCCGGATGCCGGTCCGGGCGAGATCGTCGACCCAGCCCTCGCGTGCGATGGAAAGATCGGTGAGGGTGGTGACGCCGCTCTTCAGGAGCTCCGACATCGCGACCTGCATCGCCGGGCCGGCATCCTCGGGCGCCAGGCCGAACACGGTGAGATATTCGTAGAGCGAGCTCTGGCCGAGCTTGTCGCTGCCATACTCCTCCGTAAGGCCTTTGTTCGCCGGCTCGGAGAAGGGATGGCTGTGCACGTTGACGAGGCCGGGGAGCGCCATGAATCCCTTGCCGTCGAGAGGGGCATCGACAGGGCCGGCATAGCCCGGCCCGACATGCACGACCTCGTTGCCCCTGAAGACGAGGTCGCCGCCGTCGAGATAGACATGCCGCTGCTCGGCATCGTCCCAGGCGACGATGTGGTCGAGGTTCGCGATGCGAGTGGTTTTCGTGGCCATCGGTCCTTACCCTTCGCGAGCGAGACTGGCATGATCGGCCCATGACCGCAAAACTCACCGAAGCCGCCAGGGGCGTCTACATCATCGCCGCCACGCCGTTCACCGATGACGGCGCGCTCGATCTCCAGAGCGTCGACACGCTGACCGATTTCTATCTGGGCTGCGGCGTCCATGGATTCACGTTGCTTGGCATGATGGGCGAGGCGCACAAGCTCACCGCCGAGGAGTCGATCGACGTGGTGAAGCGCGTGATCGGACGTGCCGGCGGGCGGCAGGTCATCGTCGGCGTGAGCCACGCCGGCATCGAGAACGTGCGTCGCCTCGCGCACGAGGTGATGATCGCCGGCGCGGCCGGTGTCATGGTCGCGCCGCCGCCCGGGCTGAAGGGCGACGACGGGATCTACAACTACTATGCCCAGGTATTCGCCGCGCTGGGATCGGACGTTCCGGTCGTCTACCAGGACTACCCGCAGGCGACCGGCGTCTACCTGCCGGCGCCGGTATTCGAACGCCTGGTCGACGATTTCAGGCAGCTCGTGATGCTGAAGCACGAGGATGCGCCGGGCCTCGCCAAGCTTTCGCGCATCCGCGAGGGCGAGAAG is a genomic window containing:
- a CDS encoding amidohydrolase family protein — encoded protein: MATKTTRIANLDHIVAWDDAEQRHVYLDGGDLVFRGNEVVHVGPGYAGPVDAPLDGKGFMALPGLVNVHSHPFSEPANKGLTEEYGSDKLGQSSLYEYLTVFGLAPEDAGPAMQVAMSELLKSGVTTLTDLSIAREGWVDDLARTGIRAVVCPMMRQAVWFTKNGHTVDYAWDEKAGQKAFEASMKVIDEAMRHPSGRIGAMAGPAQIDTCREGFFREALQEARRRGIQMQTHACQAIVEFHEIVRRHGKTPIEWLDSIGVLGPDLVIGHGIFLNDHPQIHYPHGNDFERLRDSGAAVAHCPTVFARRAMVMNSIGRYMDAGITVGIGTDTFPHNMIDEIRLACYVARVFTGNYKMGMTRHAFEAATIGGAKILRRPDLGRLAPGCKADFSLVDMSHPYMQPSHEPVRSLIYSASERAIRHVYVDGIQVVKDSKVLTIDVEAATAGLIEGQRKRLETVSERDWAGRDADGLSPPVYATKERLPQSRPVS
- a CDS encoding dihydrodipicolinate synthase family protein, with product MTAKLTEAARGVYIIAATPFTDDGALDLQSVDTLTDFYLGCGVHGFTLLGMMGEAHKLTAEESIDVVKRVIGRAGGRQVIVGVSHAGIENVRRLAHEVMIAGAAGVMVAPPPGLKGDDGIYNYYAQVFAALGSDVPVVYQDYPQATGVYLPAPVFERLVDDFRQLVMLKHEDAPGLAKLSRIREGEKKPGRRRVSILVGNGGLYYPQELRRGADGAMTGFAWPEMLVEVYDLFAAGKAEEAEDLFDIYLPLVRHEVQPGIGLGLRKEVLFRRGAIASPKQRAPGSSLTAADRTELDSLIARLERRLVAAGRGRKAAAE